The Micromonospora sp. NBC_00421 genome contains a region encoding:
- a CDS encoding carbohydrate-binding protein — protein MNRRAVIGVVTMTTVLIGLGATIATAAPSRYEAETAPVVCTGTIDANHAGYSGTGFCNGDNAVGAAVRLTVTTSAAGTATLDVRFANGSTTARPAAVLVNGTSTQTVPFAPTGAWTTWVTTTVTVPVNPGTTTIGFSPTTAGGLPNLDYFDLTGSGPSPSPSPCAPPSSSSPPPQGQVTVWLAGDSTVADPSGGTVCPAGWGNQFAQYFTSDVTVRNSAVGGRSIQTWLYDPNVTSTKNPAGECVVSPETYSSRWQAMLDPTTGMKRGDYLLIQFGINDGTSACPRHVGSARYQQLLGMMATAAKARGAHPVFLTPPAALTCSGSTAVGNRGFVTETNSAGSANAVPVIDLHRLSYTLYNSLRFCPFNGDYGSGPVGAFFCDDHTHFEPSGARQIAGVVTRALRDQQIPLATYLR, from the coding sequence ATGAATCGACGAGCGGTCATCGGCGTCGTGACGATGACGACAGTCCTCATCGGGCTGGGCGCCACCATCGCCACGGCAGCGCCCAGTCGGTACGAGGCCGAGACGGCGCCGGTGGTGTGCACCGGCACGATCGACGCGAACCACGCCGGGTACTCCGGGACCGGGTTCTGCAACGGCGACAACGCCGTCGGCGCGGCGGTCCGGCTCACCGTGACCACCTCGGCGGCCGGGACGGCGACGCTGGACGTACGGTTCGCCAACGGCTCCACCACCGCGCGACCCGCCGCCGTCCTGGTGAACGGCACATCGACGCAGACGGTGCCCTTCGCGCCCACCGGGGCGTGGACGACGTGGGTCACCACGACGGTGACCGTGCCGGTGAACCCGGGCACCACCACCATCGGGTTCAGCCCGACCACGGCCGGCGGGCTGCCCAACCTCGACTACTTCGACCTGACGGGCAGCGGCCCGTCGCCGAGCCCGTCGCCGTGCGCGCCGCCGTCGTCCAGCTCTCCTCCCCCGCAGGGGCAGGTCACCGTCTGGTTGGCCGGCGACTCCACGGTGGCCGACCCCTCCGGCGGCACCGTGTGCCCGGCCGGCTGGGGCAACCAGTTCGCCCAGTACTTCACCAGCGACGTCACCGTACGCAACAGTGCCGTGGGCGGGCGGAGCATCCAGACGTGGCTCTACGACCCCAACGTGACGAGCACGAAGAACCCGGCCGGGGAGTGCGTCGTCAGCCCGGAGACGTACTCCTCGCGCTGGCAGGCCATGCTCGACCCGACGACCGGCATGAAGCGCGGCGACTACCTGCTCATCCAGTTCGGGATCAACGACGGGACCAGTGCCTGCCCCCGCCACGTCGGTTCGGCGCGGTACCAGCAGTTGCTCGGGATGATGGCAACCGCGGCCAAGGCGCGCGGCGCCCACCCCGTCTTCCTGACCCCGCCGGCCGCGCTCACCTGCTCCGGGAGCACGGCGGTCGGCAACCGCGGCTTCGTCACCGAGACGAACTCGGCCGGCAGCGCGAACGCCGTCCCCGTCATCGACCTGCACCGGCTCAGCTACACGCTCTACAACAGCCTGCGTTTCTGTCCCTTCAACGGCGACTACGGCTCGGGCCCGGTGGGTGCCTTCTTCTGCGACGACCACACCCACTTCGAGCCGTCCGGCGCCAGGCAGATCGCCGGCGTCGTCACCCGAGCACTCCGTGACCAGCAGATCCCCCTGGCCACCTACCTGAGATAG
- a CDS encoding GDSL-type esterase/lipase family protein, with protein sequence MRPLPFLVIGTLVAGTVAALSGSPATAAVNRYEAETAPAVCTGTIDANHAGFSGTGFCNGDNVVGASVQFTVTMPAAGRATLGVRFANGTTTGRPADVLVNGTRVSTAAFGGTGAWTTWSASTLTVSLGAGSNTIRLSPTTAAGLPNVDNLDVDTSGSSSAGTGRPDDSNIQYYGRWNRSDPAFPAMGWAGGYLETRFTGSVIGVRQRNAIDLYYSVDQAAPQWRRNVSGNVTLASGLTGGSHSIRIGYRERAGSYTGDPVFGGLILASGAQTAPLARPANLVEFIGDSITVGQPNANRPFTAYPWLTAEALGAGHTQVAQGGACLVNQDCYGMVDWFRRSSAWVSTDDWNFGTYQATAVVINLGTNDVGHGVSTAQFQQNYVVMLERVRVAYPNAEIFAMGVFRNRYVPETRSAVATRTAAGDAKVHFVDTTGWIDPATDTTDNVHPTDAGHVKITQRLRPILDQYI encoded by the coding sequence ATGAGACCCCTGCCCTTCCTCGTCATCGGCACGCTCGTCGCCGGCACGGTCGCGGCGCTGAGCGGCAGTCCCGCGACGGCGGCCGTGAACCGGTACGAAGCCGAGACAGCGCCGGCGGTGTGCACCGGCACGATCGACGCGAACCACGCCGGCTTCTCCGGGACCGGGTTCTGCAACGGCGACAACGTCGTCGGCGCCTCGGTCCAGTTCACCGTGACCATGCCGGCGGCGGGACGGGCGACCCTGGGCGTACGCTTCGCAAACGGCACCACCACCGGCCGCCCGGCGGACGTCCTCGTCAACGGCACCCGGGTCTCGACCGCCGCCTTCGGCGGCACCGGTGCCTGGACCACCTGGTCGGCCAGCACGCTCACCGTGTCGCTGGGTGCCGGAAGCAACACCATCCGGCTCAGCCCGACCACGGCGGCCGGCCTGCCCAACGTCGACAATCTCGATGTCGACACCTCCGGCAGCTCCTCGGCCGGCACGGGTCGGCCGGACGACTCGAACATCCAGTACTACGGCCGGTGGAACAGGTCCGACCCGGCGTTCCCCGCGATGGGCTGGGCCGGCGGCTACCTCGAGACCCGCTTCACCGGCAGCGTCATCGGGGTGCGCCAGCGCAACGCCATCGACCTGTACTACTCCGTCGACCAGGCCGCACCGCAGTGGCGGCGCAACGTGTCCGGCAACGTCACCCTCGCCTCCGGGCTGACCGGCGGCTCGCACAGCATCCGGATCGGCTACCGCGAGCGGGCCGGCTCGTACACCGGCGACCCGGTGTTCGGTGGGCTCATCCTGGCCAGCGGGGCGCAGACCGCGCCGCTGGCCAGGCCGGCGAACCTCGTGGAGTTCATCGGTGACTCCATCACGGTGGGCCAGCCCAACGCCAACCGCCCCTTCACCGCCTACCCGTGGCTCACGGCCGAGGCCCTCGGGGCCGGTCACACCCAGGTCGCCCAGGGCGGCGCCTGCCTGGTCAACCAGGACTGTTACGGCATGGTCGACTGGTTCCGCCGCTCCTCGGCGTGGGTGAGCACCGACGACTGGAACTTCGGGACGTACCAGGCGACCGCCGTGGTCATCAACCTCGGCACCAACGACGTCGGCCACGGCGTCAGCACCGCGCAGTTCCAGCAGAACTACGTCGTCATGCTCGAACGCGTGCGCGTGGCGTACCCCAACGCGGAGATCTTCGCGATGGGCGTCTTCCGCAACCGGTACGTGCCCGAGACCCGCAGCGCCGTCGCCACCCGCACCGCGGCCGGCGACGCGAAGGTCCACTTCGTCGACACCACGGGCTGGATCGACCCGGCCACCGACACCACGGACAACGTCCACCCGACGGACGCCGGCCACGTCAAGATCACGCAACGGCTCCGGCCGATTCTCGACCAGTACATCTGA
- a CDS encoding rhamnogalacturonan lyase family protein: MLSRRQRVALLSACTAVTVSAGVAVVTVASAAAIRQEVETAPATCDGAIESNHTGYSGSGFCNGRNAVGAAAQFTVNVSAAGTATIAVRYANGTTDNRPADVLVNGSVAQAASTFDPAGAWTTWATKTLTASLTAGSNTIRLSPTTAAGLANIDYVEVETTGTPPPSETGRQLEDLNRGVVSVRSGSGNLVSWRLLGTEAANTGFNVYRGATKLTASPITTSTNYLDSGAPADASYTIRAVVDGAEQAASEASLRFAGGDHLDVPISRPGSNYTAGDASVGDADGDGQYEIFLKWDPSDQKDNSQSGVTSNVYLDAYRLDGTRLWRVDLGRNIRAGAHYTQFQVYDYDGDGRAEVAVKTGDGSRSGTGQVIGDANALHRNAGGYILTGPEYLTMFSGLSGAVLATVPFQPARGNVSDWGDDYGNRVDRFLAGTAYLDGRRPSLIVGRGYYAKTAIAAYDFRNGQLTLRWKFDSSSAGSQWTGKGTHSLSIADVDGNGTDEIIYGGMTINANGTGRYTTNFYAHGDALHVSDFVPSRPGKEIWQIHEQNSGAAATLRDANTGAIIMQKNNSCGCEGPGRGVAGDVFAGNPGAEFWGSGTGLTSLFNSAGGSVGRTPGSSNFLAWWDGDPVRELLDGNHVDKYGTGGDTRLLTATGAHSINGTKATPSLSGDLFGDWREEVILPRDDNAALSIYASPTQTDRRLYTLLHDPQYRVAIAWQNTAYNQPPHPSFFLGDGMTTPPRPDIYLR, from the coding sequence ATGTTGTCACGCAGACAGCGCGTCGCGCTGCTCTCCGCCTGCACGGCGGTCACCGTCAGCGCCGGCGTCGCCGTCGTCACGGTGGCGTCCGCCGCCGCGATCCGTCAGGAGGTCGAGACCGCGCCTGCCACCTGCGACGGCGCGATCGAGTCCAACCACACCGGCTACTCGGGCAGCGGGTTCTGCAACGGCAGGAACGCCGTCGGTGCGGCGGCGCAGTTCACCGTGAACGTGTCGGCCGCCGGCACGGCGACCATCGCCGTCCGGTATGCCAACGGTACGACCGACAACCGCCCGGCCGACGTGCTCGTCAACGGCTCGGTGGCGCAGGCCGCTAGCACGTTCGACCCCGCCGGGGCGTGGACGACCTGGGCCACGAAGACCCTCACCGCCTCGCTCACCGCCGGCAGCAACACGATCCGGTTGAGCCCCACCACCGCCGCGGGACTCGCCAACATCGACTACGTCGAGGTCGAGACGACCGGCACCCCGCCGCCGTCCGAGACGGGCCGACAGCTGGAGGACCTGAACCGGGGCGTGGTCAGCGTCCGCTCCGGGTCGGGCAACCTGGTGTCCTGGCGGTTGCTCGGCACCGAGGCGGCCAACACGGGCTTCAACGTCTACCGCGGCGCCACGAAGCTGACCGCGTCGCCGATCACCACCTCCACCAACTACCTCGACTCCGGGGCGCCCGCCGACGCCTCGTACACGATCCGTGCGGTGGTCGACGGGGCGGAGCAGGCGGCCTCGGAGGCGTCGCTGCGCTTCGCCGGTGGCGACCACCTGGACGTGCCGATCTCCCGGCCGGGCAGCAACTACACCGCCGGTGACGCCAGCGTCGGCGATGCCGACGGCGACGGGCAGTACGAGATCTTCCTCAAGTGGGACCCCAGCGACCAGAAGGACAACTCCCAGTCGGGCGTGACCAGCAACGTCTACCTCGACGCCTACCGGCTCGACGGCACCCGGTTGTGGCGCGTCGACCTGGGGCGCAACATCCGTGCCGGAGCCCACTACACGCAGTTCCAGGTGTACGACTACGACGGTGACGGCCGGGCGGAAGTCGCGGTCAAAACCGGCGACGGCAGCCGCTCCGGCACCGGGCAGGTCATCGGTGACGCGAATGCCCTGCACCGTAACGCCGGCGGGTACATCCTCACCGGGCCCGAGTACCTGACCATGTTCAGCGGGCTGAGCGGCGCGGTGCTGGCCACGGTGCCGTTCCAGCCGGCCCGCGGCAACGTCAGTGACTGGGGCGACGACTACGGCAACCGCGTCGACCGGTTCCTGGCCGGCACCGCGTACCTCGACGGGCGCCGACCCAGCCTGATCGTGGGCCGTGGCTACTACGCCAAGACCGCGATCGCCGCGTACGACTTCCGCAACGGACAGCTCACCCTGCGGTGGAAGTTCGATTCGAGCAGCGCGGGCAGCCAGTGGACCGGCAAGGGCACCCACTCGCTGTCCATCGCCGACGTCGACGGCAACGGCACCGACGAGATCATCTACGGCGGCATGACGATCAACGCCAACGGGACCGGCCGCTACACCACCAACTTCTACGCCCACGGCGACGCGCTGCACGTCAGCGACTTCGTGCCCAGCCGCCCCGGCAAGGAGATCTGGCAGATCCACGAGCAGAACTCCGGCGCGGCGGCGACGCTGCGCGACGCCAACACCGGCGCGATAATCATGCAGAAGAACAACAGCTGCGGTTGCGAGGGGCCGGGGCGTGGTGTGGCCGGTGACGTCTTCGCCGGCAACCCCGGCGCCGAGTTCTGGGGGAGCGGCACCGGCCTGACCAGCCTGTTCAACTCCGCTGGCGGCAGCGTCGGGCGTACCCCGGGCAGCTCCAACTTCCTCGCCTGGTGGGACGGCGACCCGGTGCGGGAACTGCTCGACGGCAACCACGTCGACAAGTACGGCACGGGCGGCGACACGCGCCTGCTCACCGCCACCGGCGCGCACTCGATCAACGGCACCAAGGCGACGCCCTCGCTCTCCGGTGACCTGTTCGGCGACTGGCGGGAAGAGGTCATCCTGCCCCGGGACGACAACGCCGCGCTGAGTATCTACGCCAGCCCGACGCAGACCGACCGGCGGCTCTACACCCTCCTGCACGACCCGCAGTACCGGGTGGCGATCGCCTGGCAGAACACCGCCTACAACCAGCCGCCACACCCGAGCTTCTTCCTGGGCGACGGCATGACCACCCCGCCCCGCCCCGACATCTACCTCCGGTAG
- a CDS encoding VanZ family protein → MSLAEVGIGYGTVPWVWMTLLPGSRAGVSLVPLRDLLTILADRGSVTLTGQVAGNLLVFAALGFFAPLRFAALASVPRILALAAGCSVLVEAGQYVLRLDRVSSVDDVLLNAAGAGLAALASRRCASGGSRHRRSAPWLPTPRTDR, encoded by the coding sequence ATGTCGCTGGCCGAGGTCGGCATCGGGTACGGGACGGTGCCGTGGGTGTGGATGACCCTGCTGCCGGGCTCCCGGGCCGGGGTGAGCCTGGTACCGCTGCGGGATCTGCTCACGATCCTCGCCGACCGCGGGTCGGTGACGCTGACGGGGCAGGTCGCCGGCAACCTGCTGGTGTTCGCGGCGCTGGGGTTCTTCGCCCCGCTGCGGTTCGCGGCGCTGGCGTCGGTGCCGCGGATCCTGGCGCTCGCGGCGGGCTGCTCGGTCCTGGTGGAGGCCGGGCAGTACGTCCTGCGGCTGGATCGGGTGTCGTCCGTGGACGACGTGCTGCTCAACGCCGCTGGCGCCGGGCTGGCCGCGCTGGCCTCGCGCCGCTGCGCGTCAGGAGGTAGCCGGCACAGGCGGTCAGCGCCATGGTTGCCAACGCCGCGGACGGACCGATGA
- a CDS encoding transposase: MDLPPESWRQRPLDRVYPVVFIDALVMKIRQGQVTNRPFYVVVGISLDGGTSH, from the coding sequence GTGGACCTTCCGCCGGAATCCTGGCGGCAGCGGCCTCTGGATCGAGTGTATCCCGTGGTGTTCATCGACGCGCTGGTGATGAAGATCCGGCAGGGGCAGGTCACGAACCGGCCCTTCTACGTGGTGGTCGGGATCAGCCTGGACGGGGGAACATCGCATTAG
- a CDS encoding ABC transporter ATP-binding protein, translating to MVRSLSEAELRPTTWEHAVQAHGLQVRAGRHLAVTGLDLRIGVGVHGLLGPNGAGKTTLMRALATVLRPAAGSLNLLSRPVHERRADLRPIRRMMGYLPQEFGYYPKFTVYEFVEYTAWLKEVPTAGITVAAERAITRVGLTERAGSKLKQLSGGMLRRAGVAQAIVNDPALLLLDEPTVGLDPEQRLTFRELLRDLGADTCVLVSTHLVEDVVASCTDVVIMHAGRVVWQGTPAELAERGGTGDPGDSAAERGYAAVIRQARREAGA from the coding sequence ATGGTACGGAGTCTGTCCGAGGCCGAGTTGAGGCCGACCACGTGGGAACACGCGGTGCAGGCGCACGGCTTGCAGGTCCGGGCGGGCCGGCATCTGGCGGTGACCGGCCTCGACCTGCGCATCGGTGTAGGCGTCCACGGCCTGCTGGGTCCCAACGGCGCCGGGAAGACCACGCTGATGCGCGCGCTGGCGACCGTGCTCAGGCCAGCCGCCGGCAGCCTGAACCTTCTTAGTCGGCCGGTGCACGAGCGTCGAGCCGATCTGCGGCCGATCCGGCGCATGATGGGCTACCTGCCGCAGGAGTTCGGCTACTACCCGAAGTTCACCGTCTACGAGTTCGTCGAGTACACGGCCTGGCTCAAAGAAGTGCCCACGGCCGGCATCACCGTGGCCGCCGAACGGGCGATCACCCGGGTCGGGCTCACCGAGCGGGCCGGCAGCAAGTTGAAACAGCTGTCCGGTGGGATGCTGCGTCGTGCCGGTGTGGCCCAGGCCATCGTCAACGACCCGGCGTTGCTACTGCTTGACGAGCCCACCGTGGGTCTCGACCCGGAGCAGCGGTTGACCTTCCGCGAGCTGCTCCGTGACCTCGGCGCCGACACCTGCGTGCTGGTCTCTACCCACCTGGTAGAGGACGTGGTGGCCTCGTGCACCGATGTGGTCATCATGCATGCCGGCCGGGTGGTGTGGCAGGGCACGCCCGCGGAACTGGCCGAACGCGGCGGCACCGGTGACCCCGGTGACAGTGCCGCTGAACGCGGCTACGCCGCGGTGATCCGCCAGGCCCGGCGGGAGGCCGGCGCATGA
- a CDS encoding GNAT family N-acetyltransferase, with protein MAAEELTDTTFALQAYAFMSSPWEEAQREAFHKSSIYRRTATCLVVEEAGRIVACAEALPMRQNLRGTVHPMAGVASVASHPGSRRKGHVRALLNRLLRQMRDQGCLLSTLYPFRPSFYQRFGYVGLPRKRTACLQTPGLRLAGEVPGTVSQLDLRDGFPEYTALTHELLRHWHGFAVFDEVQWAARRENPPQWLALACVDGAVVGALTYRITGFGGDLVGDDLLTTGPLGRALLLQFLARHVDQVKTVSVTVAAGELAELWDTDLEVTETGRVALPGEPAPMGRLLRMDALDGMPCGTGDVTVQIVDDELIGGTHRLVGERGTMLVEQTTRRPTAVLTVAGLSGLAYGVLDPVDINARQLGTVDPESLQPLRRLFPRASPYLFSTF; from the coding sequence GTGGCCGCGGAAGAACTCACCGACACAACTTTTGCCTTACAGGCGTACGCCTTCATGTCATCGCCATGGGAAGAAGCGCAGCGGGAGGCGTTTCACAAGAGCAGCATCTACCGGCGGACGGCCACCTGCCTGGTCGTCGAAGAGGCGGGCAGGATCGTCGCCTGCGCCGAGGCGCTGCCCATGCGGCAGAACCTGCGCGGCACCGTGCACCCCATGGCCGGTGTCGCCTCCGTCGCCTCCCATCCGGGGTCACGGCGCAAGGGCCACGTCCGGGCGCTGCTCAATCGGCTGCTGCGACAGATGCGCGACCAAGGATGCCTGCTGAGCACGCTGTATCCATTCCGGCCGAGCTTCTACCAGCGATTCGGCTATGTGGGCCTGCCCCGCAAGCGCACCGCCTGCCTCCAGACACCGGGGTTGCGCCTGGCCGGCGAGGTGCCCGGGACGGTCAGCCAACTCGACCTACGTGACGGCTTCCCCGAATACACGGCCCTCACCCACGAACTGCTGAGACACTGGCACGGTTTCGCGGTGTTCGACGAAGTGCAGTGGGCCGCACGCCGGGAGAATCCCCCACAGTGGCTCGCGCTCGCCTGCGTCGACGGTGCAGTTGTGGGAGCCCTGACATATCGGATCACGGGCTTCGGCGGAGACCTCGTCGGCGACGACCTGCTCACCACCGGACCCCTGGGGCGGGCGCTGCTGTTGCAGTTCCTGGCACGGCATGTCGACCAGGTGAAGACGGTCAGCGTGACGGTGGCGGCAGGTGAGCTGGCCGAACTGTGGGACACCGACCTGGAGGTGACCGAGACGGGTCGCGTCGCCCTGCCCGGGGAGCCCGCCCCGATGGGCAGGCTGCTACGCATGGACGCCCTCGACGGTATGCCCTGCGGGACGGGCGACGTCACCGTGCAGATCGTCGACGACGAGCTGATCGGCGGAACCCATCGGCTGGTCGGCGAACGTGGCACGATGCTCGTGGAGCAGACGACGCGGCGACCCACCGCGGTCCTGACCGTCGCCGGCCTCAGCGGTCTGGCCTACGGTGTGCTCGACCCGGTGGACATCAACGCCCGCCAACTGGGAACGGTGGATCCGGAATCCCTGCAGCCGCTACGGCGACTCTTCCCGCGCGCCTCTCCCTACCTCTTCTCGACCTTCTGA